The Muribaculum intestinale genome includes the window CACCCATTTTCCAGGTGTTGATCGACTGGCTGTCAAGTTCGAGTCCGCCGACAAGTTTAAGCACCTGGTCGATAGGCATGCCGTAGCGCAGTACTCCGGAGATGAGCTTGGCGTAGTTCCAATACTCCGGGTTGAACTTGTCGCTCAATCCTTCGATTGTTGTCTTATATCCGCGTTTATTAATAAACCGGAAGTCATAGCGTTTGTTGCCGTGGTCGTCTACAGCCTTTATTATTTTGCCTTTCGTCACGCTTTTAGGGCAGAATATTCCGTCTTCGTCATCGGCAAGACCGGTAAATATCTCGTAAGGACGTCCGTCGACAAGACCAACGAATGCAATCCATTTCTCTTTGTTATTCTGGAACCGGATTACATCGGCATCAAGTTCTACCGGGCGTTTGGCTACATGAGGAGCGTTGGTGACCATCGGCGATACTTCCGGAGCAGCGGTCTTTTTTGAGATAGACACGAGCACGCCTGAACGTGACCCGTCGCGGTATACTGTGCATCCTTTGCACCCTGCACGCCATGCCTCGACGTATAGCTTGCCTACCAGCTCCTCGGTGACGTCGGCGGGCAGATTGATGGTTACAGAAATGGAATGGTCTACCCATTTCTGCACACGGCCTTGCATGCGCACCTTCTCAAGCCAGTCTACATCATTGGCTGTGGCGCGGAAATATGGCGACTTTTCAACCAGCGCGTCGAGTTCCTCCTGTGTATAGTTGTCGCGGCGCTCAATGCCATTGGTCTCCATCCACTCTATAAATTTAGGATGGTACACAATGTATTCTTCAAATGCATCACCTACATCGTCGATGTAGTCAACATGTACCTCCGGATCGTTGGGATTCACTTTGCGTCGGCGCTTGTATACAGGCAGGAATACCGGCTCTATTCCTGATGTGGTGCGTGTCATCAGTGATGTTGTGCCGGTGGGGGCGATGGTCAGGCAGGCGATATTGCGCCGGCCGTACTTCTTCATCTCGTTATAAAGTTCGGGATCAGCCTCTGCCAGACGCTGTATGTATGGATTGCATGCTTCACGGCTTGTATCGTATACCTCGAATGCTCCTCGCTCTTTGGCAAGTTCGACTGACGAACGATATGCGGCAAGTGCCAGTGTGCGGTGTACCTTTTCTGAAAAATCAGTGGCTTCTGTGGTGCCGTAACGCAGTCCGAGGGCCGCGAGCATGTCACCTTCAGCGGTAGTGCCTACGCCTGTACGGCGGCCTTTGAGTGTCTTGGAGCGTATTTTCTCCCAAAGATGGCGTTCAGTGCCCTTTACCTCTTCATTTTCGGGGTCGGAGTTTATTTTTGCAAGAATCTTGTCGATTTTCTCTGTCTCAAGGTCGATAATGTCATCCATTACCCTTTGGGCCTTGGCTACGTGACTGCGGAATAAATCGAAGTCAAATTCAGCCTTTGGAGTAAACGGATTTTTGACATAGCTGTAGAGATTTATGGCAAGAAGACGGCAACTGTCATAGGGGCATAACGGAATTTCGCCACATGGATTCGTGGATATGGTTCGAAATCCGAGGTCGGCATAACAGTCGGGTACGGACTCGCGGGTAATCGTATCCCAGAATAATACTCCGGGCTCTGCTGACTGCCAGGCATTGTGGACAATTTTGTGCCATAGAGCCGATGCGTCGATATCTTTTGTCACATCCGGGTGCTCTGAGGTGACAGGGAATTGCTGGGTATAAGCGGTGCCTTCAGTGGCCGCACGCATGAAGTCGTCGTCGATGCGTACACTGACGTTGGCGCCGGTGACTTTACCTTCGGTCATCTTTGCGTCGATGAAAGCCTCACTGTCGGGATGCTTTATGCTTACCGACATCATCAGCGCTCCGCGACGACCGTCCTGTGCGACTTCTCTGGTTGAGTTGGAGTATCGTTCCATGAATGGTACAAGGCCGGTCGATGTCAATGCGGAGTTCTTGACAGGGGTTCCTTTAGGGCGGAGGTGGCTTAAATCGTGGCCGACCCCTCCGCGGCGTTTCATGAGCTGTACCTGTTCTTCATCGATTCTAAGGATTCCGCCGTAGCTGTCCGATTCGCCATCGAGTCCGATTACAAAGCAGTTGCTGAGCGATGCTACCTGATATTCATTGCCAATACCGGTCATCGGGCTTCCTTGGGGCACGAGATAACGGAACTGGTCAAGAAGTCCGAACAGCTCTTCGTGGCTCATCGGATTAGGGTAGTGGCTTTCGATGCGTGCGAGTTCTTTAGCGATGCGATGATGCATGTCGGCCGGAGTTTTCTCGTAGATGTTGCCGAATGAATCTTTTAGAGCATACTTTGTTACCCAAACGCGTGCTGCAAGCTCGTCACCGTTGAAGTATTTCAACGTAGCGTCTTGAGCTTCGTCAAATGAATATGTCTTTTTTTCGTCCACAATTAAGGTATATTAGTTGGATGTTTTTTGATTTGTCGGGTTTGTACAGCTTGCGGATACATGGTGTGTGTATCCATACGAAAAAAGGAAGCCGTTGGTTTGTGACAAGCGACTTCTTTTTGTGTTTTTGAGGTAGTACCGATTAATGAAAAAGGTCATCTAAGAATTACCGTGCAAAATTCAGCATTATTTGCGTCTTGTCCAAAAAGTTTCATGGAAAAAATGCGTGGTGTTGATAAGTTTTCCAAAATAAAAATATAATATGCTGTATTATAAATGATTATCTATTTACTCAGTGCGGCGATGTTGCTGATTTTGGTAATTCGTGTTGATAAAATCGCTTGTCGACATCTCTAATCAACGAATGTTGACAAGCGATGATGCATTGGCCAATACACATGTACTCATTATCGTGTGAAAGGAATATGCGTCTTAAAAAAAGTTGTGGCTGTTATTTCCGATTCTCAGAAGATATCGCTATATTCGCATAAACTTTTACAATAATGGACTTGACCGCAATTGACACATATTTCGCAACGCGTGCAACAGTGCGTGCATATACAGATAAAGAGATTGACCGGAATCTTTTGATAAATCTAATCGAACTTGCATCCCATGCTCCTACTACCGGAAACATGCAGCTTTATTCTGTAATTGTATCGAGTACTCGGCAGGAGCGTGAGGCTATTTCTCCTGCACACTTCAATCAGCCGCAAGTGACATCGGGAGCCGGAGTGGTGCTGACATTCTGTGTGGACATAAATCGTTTCTGCAAATGGTGCAGTATTAATGATGCTGAAGCCGGATTTGATAATATGCAGGCTCTTATGTATGGTGTGCTTGACTGTTCGATGTTTGCCCAGCAGTTTAACACTCTCGCAGAAATGCATGGCCTGGGATGTTGTTATCTTGGCACAACACTGTTTAATGCACCTTTGATTTCTGAAGTCCTTTGCCTTCCCGATCGGGTGATACCTCTTATTACTCTTACGGTGGGATATCCTGCTGCATCTACGGTGATTTCCGATCGTCTGCCGGTAAAGGGTATTATACATGATGGACTTTATCATGATTATTCCGGTGACGATATCCGCGAGTTATATGCGGAGAAAGAAGCATTGCCTGAAAATATAGGCTTTGTACGTGAGAATGGCAAGAACACACTCGCGCAGGTGTATGCCGAAGTCAGATATCCGCGTGGTATGAATGAAGAATTCTCCGCCGTGCTCAATAATTATCTTGATAAGGTTCTTTTTAAGGCTGACCCGATAAAGCGGGATGAGTAATGATGGAACAGGAATTCTCGTCAGTTTTGCTTGAGAATGCAGTATCCCAATTGTCACGGTTGCCAGGTGTCGGACGTAAGACAGCTTTGCGTCTTGCGTTGCACCTTCTTCGGCAGGATGAACAGACCGGAGTCGAACTGGGCCAATCTATAATTGACCTGAGACGTGGGATATCTTATTGCACATGCTGCCATAATATATCGGAGCAGCCATTATGTCCGATCTGTTCGGATGTTACACGCGATACTTCAGTCATTTGTGTGGTTGAGAGCGTTAAGGATGTGATGAGCTTCGAACGTACCGGACAGTATCGCGGGTTGTACCATGTGCTTGGTGGCTTGATTTCGCCGATGGATGGTGTCGGGCCTGACGCTTTGCAGATACGTTCGCTCGTCGAACGTGTGAAAGGTGGGTGTATTTCCGAGGTAATCCTGGCCTTGAGTGCTACGATGGAAGGGGAGACCACCAACTTTTACATATTCCGGCAACTCGGTTCTATTCCGGTAAAAATCACGCAACTGGCGCGAGGCGTATCTGTAGGCAATGAGATTGAATATACCGATGAGGTCACTCTTGGTCGTTCGCTTGTGAACAGAACCTTGTTTGCTGATTCGTTTGCGAAAAGATAAGAAATAAATTCTAACAGTCACTAAACTTAAAGAACTATGGCACAATTGCTGAATGACGGTGTAGTTGCGCTTCGCGCTATCGAGCCTACCGATTTGGATGTACTTACCTCATGGGAAAATGACACATCCCTGTGGGAACTTGGGTGTACGCTGGCGCCATATTCACGCAAGCGTCTGTGGGACTATATTGAGAATTATCAGCCGGACATATACATAGCCCGTCAACTTCGGCTTGTAGCGATGGATCTTGCAAGTGGCACTCCTGTCGGCACTCTTGATTTCTATGATTTTGATCCACATAACCGTAGGGCCGGGGTAGGTGTGCTGATAGATCGTGAGTGGCAAGGGAAAGGGTATGGCAGAAGGATGCTTGAACTTGGGATAGACTATGCCGGACGATTTATCGGGATGCATCAGCTTTGGGCGATTATCCCGATTGATAATTTGCGCAGCCAGTCGTTGTTCAAGGATGCTGGATTCGACATCTGCGGTCGCTTGCGTTCATGGCTTCGTCGCGACCGCAGTTATGTAGATGCGTATGCTTTTCAGCGTTTGTTTGAGTCATGAGGTTTCCTTTTGCTCTAATCGCTACAATAGCTGTGACTTTGGGCATGTCCGGTCGTACAGTCGCAATGGCCCTGGATATCGGGCGACAGAGAGAGAATTGGCCGACGGAATGGGCTATCCCGCACATATCAGCAGCGCATGTGCGCACCGAACCGCGCCATGGCGCGGAAATGTCGACACAGGCTCTGATGGGGTGGCCTATTGCCGTGCTGGAACGGTTGCCTGATGGCTGGAGCTATGTTGAACTTCCTGACGGCTATCGGGGATATGTTATTGACAATTCTCTTACTTTTGTGCCGTCGGACAGTATTGCGTACTGGAATGAGGCTCCACGCGTCATAGCTACTAATGTGTTGCCGTATATGGCATATGATTCTACTGGAGTAGCTGTCTCCGATATAGTGCAGGGTGATATACTTATAGGAGTATCATGTGACAGTATTAATACCGACGTTATGCTCCCTGACGGGCGGCGTGCAATTATTCCATCGTCAATTTGCGTTGCCGTTGACAGATGGGAACGTAATGTGGCGTTTGCCGAACGTGTGCTTGATACCGCTCGGTCGCTTATTGGTATCCCGTATTTATGGGGAGGGGTCACGGCCAAGGGGATGGATTGTTCAGGGCTTACACGTCTGGCGTATCTGTCGGAGGGTATCATGCTTCCCCGCGATGCTTCCCAACAGGCTCTTGCCGGCATAGAGATACAGCCTGAAGATGTGGCCGACGGTGATCTTCTTTTCTTTGCATCTGAGAAAACCGGTCGAATCAATCATGTGGCTTTATATGCAGGCAACGATATGATGATTGAGTCGGCTGGCCGGGTCAGGCTGTCGGCAGTCCAATGGGCAAAGGTTGTGTCGATTCGGCGTGTAATCATTTGAGCCGATTCGGATATGAGAGCTCTTAAATGACGAAAGCCGCGACATCATGTCGCGGCTTTCGTCATTTAAGATATTCTGCTTATTTCTTAGGAATCGGTGGAGGAGTGGGGGCGGTGTCTGATTCCGGAGAATGGCGGCAGGACTGCTGTGTGTCGGATGTGTCTTCCTGCTTATGCTCCGCAGGTGTGTCGTTGTCAGATTTGCTATCGGCATCTTTGTCGTCTTGTTTCTGCTCAATCTGCCGTGCGGCAAAAATCTCGTCCGTGCGCGACACCCATGGGCGTTTCCCGAAAATTTGTTCGACATCTTCAGTGAAGATTACCTCACGCTGGATAAGAGTCCGGGCGAGTCTGTGATGTCCATCCGAGTGCTTGCGAAGAATCTCTTTTGCACGCTCATACTGCTCGTTGATGATACGCGATACTTCGGCGTCGATATCTTTGGCGCGTTCCTCGCTGTATGGTTTGGAGAACCCATACTCTTGTCCTGTGGAGTCGTAGTAACACAGGTTGGGCAATCTGTCGCTCATGCCATAGTAGGCCACCATTGCGTAAGCAAGTTTGGTGACGCGTTCAAGGTCGTTTGCGGCACCGGTGGATATGTGCCCTATGAAGAGCTCTTCTGCGGCACGTCCGCCCAGCGTAGAGCACATCTCGTCGAGAAGAGCCTCGGCCGGGGTAATCTGGCGCTCTTCGGGCATGTACCATGCTGCTCCGAGTGCTTTGCCTCTCGGCACGATTGTCACTTTGATAAGCGGTGACGCATATCGCAGATGCCATGAAATGGTTGCATGTCCGGCTTCATGTATTGCTATAGACTGCTTCTCCTCGTCGGTCGTAATCTTGGAGCGTTTCTCCAAGCCTCCGATTATGCGGTCGACAGCATCGTTGAAATCTTGTTTTGTGACGGATTTCTTATTATGTCGGGCTGCAATAAGGGCAGCTTCGTTGCATACATTTGCAATGTCGGCGCCGGAGAATCCGGGAGTCTGGCGGGCGAGAGTCTCGACATCAAGGGAGTCGTCGGTGCGAATGTTGCGAAGGTGGACGTTGAATATTGCCACGCGGTCATTCAAGTCGGGAAGGTCAACATATATCTGTCGGTCAAAGCGGCCGGCGCGCATCAGAGCCTTGTCAAGAATATCGGCGCGGTTGGTGGCGGCGAGGATTATGACTCCGGAGTTGGAGCCGAATCCATCCATCTCAGTAAGCAACTGGTTGAGTGTGTTCTCACGCTCATCGTTGGCGCCCATGTTCGGATTACGTCCGCGAGCCCGTCCTACGGCATCAATCTCATCGATAAATACTATGCAAGGAGCCTTTTCTTTGGCCTGTCGGAAAAGATCGCGTACGCGCGATGCTCCTACTCCGACAAACATTTCTACGAAATCGCTTCCCGACATTGAGAAAAACGGTACATTGGCCTCGCCGGCTACAGCTTTGGCGAGAAGAGTCTTTCCGGTTCCGGGAGGGCCTACAAGAAGCGCTCCCTTTGGAATTTTACCTCCAAGGTCGGTGTAGCGCTGTGGATTCTTCAGAAACTCGACAATCTCCTCAATTTCGGTCTTTGCCTCAGACAGGCCTGCGACATCCTTGAATGTCACCTGTATAGGGCCATCCTTGTCAAATATTTTGGCTTTGGATTTGCCTACGGAGAATACACCGCCACCGGCGCCGCCATCTTTTCCTGACATGCGCTTGAGCATGAACAGCCAGAAAACTATTAGCAGTACCATCGGACCAATCGTCCAGATCATTCCGGAGAAGTCGGTGGCTTTCTCAAACTTCACGTCTCCGGTAAATGTTCCGTTATTTTTCCACTCGTCGATTTTGTCCTGCAACTTGTCGGCGCTTGGTATGTCGGTGAGGATTTTGGCTTCCTGACCTGTGCCTTGGGTGAACTGGCTCGGATGGAAAATTTTCGATGCCAGCGAGTCGGTCAGATATGCCTCGGCTTGATTTTTGTTAGTAAATACGACAATACGTTCTACACCACCTTCTGTAACGTATTTTTCGAAGTTGGAGTAGCTTACCTCTTTCGTTATCGAATTGTCGTCAAAATAGTACAGGGCTGCCAAGAACAGTATGATTACGGCATACATCCAGTACATACTGAACTTAATTGTCCGGTTCTTAGGTTTCTTGTCCATTTATTTATATATTGAAGTACAAGAGAGATTTTGTGTAAATTCAAGTCCGGAGTCAGTCTAAATCCGGAATTTCTGTGATTGGGGCGTCGCTCCATAATTCCTCGAGATTATAATGTTCCCGGACGTCGGGTAGGAAGATATGGACAAACACGTCTCCGTAGTCAATGACAATCCACTGCGAGTTCTGATATCCGTCGTAGTTGTAAGGCTTAGCTCCGCAATGTTCCTGCACGTATTCCCGCACACTGTCGGCAATTGCATCGACTTGAGTAGGTGAGGAGCCTTGGCAGATAATGAATGTATTGGCGGCAGAACCCTCTATGTGGCTGAGATCAACAACGGCTATTTTTTTGCCTTTGCGCTCCTGGATTCCCTCGATTATTAATTTTATAATTTCTGATTTGTGAGTCATCTTATGTCTATTGGAAGAATCGTTAATTTTAACACAAAGATAAAACAAATTTCTGACTTTGCAGCAAACTTACATAT containing:
- a CDS encoding adenosylcobalamin-dependent ribonucleoside-diphosphate reductase translates to MDEKKTYSFDEAQDATLKYFNGDELAARVWVTKYALKDSFGNIYEKTPADMHHRIAKELARIESHYPNPMSHEELFGLLDQFRYLVPQGSPMTGIGNEYQVASLSNCFVIGLDGESDSYGGILRIDEEQVQLMKRRGGVGHDLSHLRPKGTPVKNSALTSTGLVPFMERYSNSTREVAQDGRRGALMMSVSIKHPDSEAFIDAKMTEGKVTGANVSVRIDDDFMRAATEGTAYTQQFPVTSEHPDVTKDIDASALWHKIVHNAWQSAEPGVLFWDTITRESVPDCYADLGFRTISTNPCGEIPLCPYDSCRLLAINLYSYVKNPFTPKAEFDFDLFRSHVAKAQRVMDDIIDLETEKIDKILAKINSDPENEEVKGTERHLWEKIRSKTLKGRRTGVGTTAEGDMLAALGLRYGTTEATDFSEKVHRTLALAAYRSSVELAKERGAFEVYDTSREACNPYIQRLAEADPELYNEMKKYGRRNIACLTIAPTGTTSLMTRTTSGIEPVFLPVYKRRRKVNPNDPEVHVDYIDDVGDAFEEYIVYHPKFIEWMETNGIERRDNYTQEELDALVEKSPYFRATANDVDWLEKVRMQGRVQKWVDHSISVTINLPADVTEELVGKLYVEAWRAGCKGCTVYRDGSRSGVLVSISKKTAAPEVSPMVTNAPHVAKRPVELDADVIRFQNNKEKWIAFVGLVDGRPYEIFTGLADDEDGIFCPKSVTKGKIIKAVDDHGNKRYDFRFINKRGYKTTIEGLSDKFNPEYWNYAKLISGVLRYGMPIDQVLKLVGGLELDSQSINTWKMGVERALKKYLPNGTKASGQKCPNCGNETLIYQEGCLICTSCGTSKCG
- a CDS encoding nitroreductase family protein, which translates into the protein MDLTAIDTYFATRATVRAYTDKEIDRNLLINLIELASHAPTTGNMQLYSVIVSSTRQEREAISPAHFNQPQVTSGAGVVLTFCVDINRFCKWCSINDAEAGFDNMQALMYGVLDCSMFAQQFNTLAEMHGLGCCYLGTTLFNAPLISEVLCLPDRVIPLITLTVGYPAASTVISDRLPVKGIIHDGLYHDYSGDDIRELYAEKEALPENIGFVRENGKNTLAQVYAEVRYPRGMNEEFSAVLNNYLDKVLFKADPIKRDE
- the recR gene encoding recombination mediator RecR; protein product: MEQEFSSVLLENAVSQLSRLPGVGRKTALRLALHLLRQDEQTGVELGQSIIDLRRGISYCTCCHNISEQPLCPICSDVTRDTSVICVVESVKDVMSFERTGQYRGLYHVLGGLISPMDGVGPDALQIRSLVERVKGGCISEVILALSATMEGETTNFYIFRQLGSIPVKITQLARGVSVGNEIEYTDEVTLGRSLVNRTLFADSFAKR
- a CDS encoding GNAT family N-acetyltransferase, whose translation is MAQLLNDGVVALRAIEPTDLDVLTSWENDTSLWELGCTLAPYSRKRLWDYIENYQPDIYIARQLRLVAMDLASGTPVGTLDFYDFDPHNRRAGVGVLIDREWQGKGYGRRMLELGIDYAGRFIGMHQLWAIIPIDNLRSQSLFKDAGFDICGRLRSWLRRDRSYVDAYAFQRLFES
- a CDS encoding C40 family peptidase, coding for MRFPFALIATIAVTLGMSGRTVAMALDIGRQRENWPTEWAIPHISAAHVRTEPRHGAEMSTQALMGWPIAVLERLPDGWSYVELPDGYRGYVIDNSLTFVPSDSIAYWNEAPRVIATNVLPYMAYDSTGVAVSDIVQGDILIGVSCDSINTDVMLPDGRRAIIPSSICVAVDRWERNVAFAERVLDTARSLIGIPYLWGGVTAKGMDCSGLTRLAYLSEGIMLPRDASQQALAGIEIQPEDVADGDLLFFASEKTGRINHVALYAGNDMMIESAGRVRLSAVQWAKVVSIRRVII
- the ftsH gene encoding ATP-dependent zinc metalloprotease FtsH — its product is MDKKPKNRTIKFSMYWMYAVIILFLAALYYFDDNSITKEVSYSNFEKYVTEGGVERIVVFTNKNQAEAYLTDSLASKIFHPSQFTQGTGQEAKILTDIPSADKLQDKIDEWKNNGTFTGDVKFEKATDFSGMIWTIGPMVLLIVFWLFMLKRMSGKDGGAGGGVFSVGKSKAKIFDKDGPIQVTFKDVAGLSEAKTEIEEIVEFLKNPQRYTDLGGKIPKGALLVGPPGTGKTLLAKAVAGEANVPFFSMSGSDFVEMFVGVGASRVRDLFRQAKEKAPCIVFIDEIDAVGRARGRNPNMGANDERENTLNQLLTEMDGFGSNSGVIILAATNRADILDKALMRAGRFDRQIYVDLPDLNDRVAIFNVHLRNIRTDDSLDVETLARQTPGFSGADIANVCNEAALIAARHNKKSVTKQDFNDAVDRIIGGLEKRSKITTDEEKQSIAIHEAGHATISWHLRYASPLIKVTIVPRGKALGAAWYMPEERQITPAEALLDEMCSTLGGRAAEELFIGHISTGAANDLERVTKLAYAMVAYYGMSDRLPNLCYYDSTGQEYGFSKPYSEERAKDIDAEVSRIINEQYERAKEILRKHSDGHHRLARTLIQREVIFTEDVEQIFGKRPWVSRTDEIFAARQIEQKQDDKDADSKSDNDTPAEHKQEDTSDTQQSCRHSPESDTAPTPPPIPKK
- the rsfS gene encoding ribosome silencing factor; amino-acid sequence: MTHKSEIIKLIIEGIQERKGKKIAVVDLSHIEGSAANTFIICQGSSPTQVDAIADSVREYVQEHCGAKPYNYDGYQNSQWIVIDYGDVFVHIFLPDVREHYNLEELWSDAPITEIPDLD